A stretch of Blautia liquoris DNA encodes these proteins:
- a CDS encoding CD3324 family protein, whose translation MKYLNAMDILPDALVKELQEYLQGGYLYIPAKKGQHRSWGELSGARKEIDARNKEIIQKYDNGISIENLAEEYSLSVYAIRKIIYSH comes from the coding sequence ATGAAATATTTAAATGCGATGGATATTCTTCCTGATGCCTTAGTTAAGGAGCTGCAAGAATATTTACAGGGCGGATATCTATATATTCCCGCAAAAAAGGGGCAGCATAGGAGTTGGGGAGAATTGTCGGGTGCCCGGAAAGAAATCGATGCAAGGAACAAGGAGATTATCCAGAAATATGACAACGGGATTTCTATTGAAAATCTTGCGGAGGAATATTCTCTTTCTGTGTATGCCATAAGAAAAATTATATATTCTCATTAA
- a CDS encoding VOC family protein, producing MKIFMRGEQRMLQQSHAVLPSPNVERTADYYANVLGFKVEKYLHSKEAHICLYRDNTEIILTKANTLKVFPNRALYGYGYDLYIIADTQEDLQKEFLSKGAKIVRTLQETDYNNKEFVLEDIDGRWIGFGKKQ from the coding sequence ATGAAAATATTTATGAGAGGAGAACAACGAATGCTGCAGCAATCACATGCCGTATTACCGTCACCCAATGTAGAAAGAACGGCGGATTATTATGCAAATGTCTTGGGATTTAAGGTTGAAAAGTATTTACATTCAAAAGAAGCACATATTTGTCTTTACCGTGATAACACGGAAATAATATTAACAAAGGCAAATACTTTAAAAGTTTTTCCTAACAGAGCGTTATATGGATATGGCTATGATCTTTATATCATTGCGGATACCCAGGAAGACTTGCAAAAAGAATTTTTGTCAAAAGGTGCGAAAATTGTCCGTACTCTTCAAGAAACGGACTATAATAACAAAGAGTTTGTATTAGAAGATATTGACGGAAGATGGATTGGGTTTGGGAAAAAGCAGTAA
- a CDS encoding C45 family peptidase, whose product MCTRFVYNGNDTIVGFNFDIDPSVWTHTIIKEKNRFYIGIKMPDNKYHSFHGINKNGNVGTLLYVNGNENGKYTASRTCSTISELTEDFIKGILSLDDVLNLVQKNKIVYAPDATMQAMLSDMDGRVLIIEPGLGYRLEQAGYSLITNYSVLSPKVTRPYIVSGDDRFERADEQLEECDNDFSIANAFHILKSVKQEGLWATRVSFVYSVRENKVYYVLNNDFENIAEYPFI is encoded by the coding sequence ATGTGCACGAGATTTGTTTATAATGGAAATGATACCATTGTGGGATTTAACTTTGATATTGACCCCTCTGTATGGACACATACAATTATCAAAGAAAAAAACCGGTTTTATATTGGAATAAAAATGCCGGATAACAAATATCATTCCTTTCACGGAATAAATAAAAACGGTAATGTGGGTACGCTGCTTTATGTGAACGGAAATGAAAATGGGAAATATACTGCAAGCAGAACGTGTTCTACGATTTCTGAATTAACAGAAGATTTCATCAAAGGAATACTTTCACTTGATGATGTTCTGAATCTGGTACAAAAAAACAAGATTGTCTATGCTCCAGATGCTACTATGCAGGCTATGCTTTCGGATATGGATGGGCGTGTGCTTATTATCGAGCCGGGATTGGGGTACCGATTAGAGCAAGCGGGGTATTCGCTCATTACAAACTATTCGGTGTTAAGTCCCAAGGTAACCAGGCCATATATTGTGTCTGGAGATGATAGATTTGAAAGAGCTGACGAGCAACTTGAAGAATGTGACAATGACTTTTCCATTGCGAATGCATTTCATATATTGAAATCTGTAAAGCAAGAAGGACTTTGGGCAACAAGAGTTTCCTTTGTGTATTCTGTCAGAGAAAATAAAGTTTACTATGTATTGAACAATGACTTCGAAAATATAGCGGAATATCCATTTATTTGA
- a CDS encoding uracil-DNA glycosylase family protein, with amino-acid sequence MTFEKIKQEIIADPMNESYTKMGIPPLFKASVDARIVIVGQAPGRKAEATQLFWNDLSGDRLREWMGVSRETFYNTDRIAHLPMDFYYPGKAKNGDVPPRKGFAEKWHPCLLDEMPNIETIILIGSYAQKYYLNKRLEKSLTETVRNFQKYLPEYFPLVHPSPLNLGWLKKNSWFEMDVLPVLKEIVDKNL; translated from the coding sequence ATGACATTCGAAAAAATCAAACAGGAAATTATAGCCGATCCAATGAACGAATCCTATACAAAAATGGGAATTCCACCATTATTTAAAGCTTCTGTAGATGCGCGTATTGTCATAGTTGGACAGGCACCAGGACGTAAAGCAGAAGCAACTCAGTTGTTTTGGAATGATTTAAGCGGAGACCGATTAAGAGAATGGATGGGAGTATCTCGCGAAACATTTTATAATACGGATCGGATTGCTCATCTGCCTATGGATTTCTATTATCCGGGAAAAGCGAAAAACGGCGATGTCCCGCCCAGAAAAGGCTTTGCAGAAAAATGGCATCCATGTTTACTGGATGAGATGCCCAATATTGAAACCATAATTTTAATCGGCAGCTATGCACAGAAATATTATTTAAATAAAAGACTGGAGAAAAGTTTAACTGAAACAGTAAGAAATTTTCAAAAATATTTACCGGAATATTTCCCCTTAGTTCATCCGTCTCCCTTAAATCTGGGCTGGCTGAAAAAGAATTCATGGTTTGAAATGGATGTTTTGCCTGTTCTAAAAGAAATTGTGGATAAGAATTTATAA
- the ygiD gene encoding 4,5-DOPA-extradiol-dioxygenase encodes MSKMPMLFIGHGSPMNAIEDNSYTRTWGKMVKEIPKPESIISISAHWFTKGTRIMNEENPKTVYDMYGFPEKLYEILYNAPGNPKLAGDVKRLISRQSVFDNSWGIDHGTWSVLVHMYPEKEIPVFQISIDASAPPEVHYQIGKELKSLRQQGVLLFGTGNIVHNLRRVDWEMDDKGFDWAYQFDDYIKENIKNRNYENVIHYMDLGETARLAVPMPDHFNPILYILGAADQEDKISVYNNSCVMGSLSMTSYLFS; translated from the coding sequence ATGTCTAAAATGCCGATGCTGTTTATAGGCCACGGTTCGCCGATGAATGCAATAGAAGATAATAGTTATACCAGGACCTGGGGAAAAATGGTGAAGGAAATACCTAAGCCAGAGTCCATCATATCAATCTCAGCTCATTGGTTTACAAAAGGAACTAGGATCATGAACGAGGAAAATCCCAAGACGGTCTATGATATGTACGGATTTCCCGAAAAGCTATATGAGATTCTGTATAATGCTCCCGGTAATCCAAAACTTGCAGGAGATGTAAAAAGATTAATTAGCAGGCAAAGTGTATTTGACAATTCCTGGGGTATTGACCACGGGACTTGGTCTGTGCTGGTTCATATGTACCCCGAAAAGGAAATTCCAGTCTTTCAAATCAGTATAGATGCCTCTGCGCCGCCGGAGGTGCATTATCAGATTGGTAAGGAGCTGAAATCCTTAAGACAACAAGGCGTTCTTCTGTTTGGTACCGGAAATATCGTTCATAATCTGCGGAGGGTTGACTGGGAAATGGATGACAAAGGGTTTGATTGGGCTTATCAGTTCGACGATTATATCAAAGAGAATATCAAAAATAGAAATTATGAAAATGTCATTCATTATATGGATTTAGGAGAAACGGCAAGGTTAGCTGTACCTATGCCGGATCACTTTAACCCAATCTTATACATATTGGGCGCCGCCGATCAGGAGGATAAGATATCGGTCTATAACAACAGCTGCGTAATGGGTTCTTTATCTATGACGAGTTATTTATTTAGCTAG
- a CDS encoding helix-turn-helix domain-containing protein, whose product MVSSKKIGILNEYDKEHHAKLSLTLKVYFENNMSLTRTSNSLQIHRTTLIYRLDRIKNLVDADFDDPMQRFFLLWSYYLME is encoded by the coding sequence ATGGTAAGCAGCAAAAAAATTGGGATATTAAATGAATATGACAAAGAGCATCATGCAAAATTATCTTTGACATTAAAAGTTTATTTTGAAAATAATATGAGTCTTACAAGGACTTCAAATAGTCTTCAAATTCATCGAACCACACTGATTTACCGGCTGGACCGTATAAAGAATTTAGTTGATGCGGACTTTGATGATCCGATGCAGCGCTTTTTCCTTTTATGGTCCTATTACCTTATGGAGTAG
- a CDS encoding uroporphyrinogen decarboxylase family protein gives MMTARENYLALCNGKKPERLVNQYEPFEFVLRDPLLYDFYFGCYIEGQDTLNPFGVTIRWKKGEHAGMPYVTEKTKVIQDVTEWKKYIKMPGLEHTEEEWAAAKEDLAKIDRKEKLATGLMVSGIFETAHSLMGFEDTLMNFLLEPEAMNELFDYLFEFKMEYAKQLLDHLELDVILSHDDWGGKDRLFFSKDVFDEFLKPRYEKLYGYITSRGVQVVHRSDSWCESIVPDMVDIHVTTWQGVLPGNNILKLQKELDGKLILMGGIDSIIDMADWKEEVVRKEARRACEEYGPGGGFIPSITYGLPESIFPGVFECITDEISRYNEEHKC, from the coding sequence ATGATGACTGCCCGTGAAAATTATCTGGCATTATGTAACGGAAAGAAGCCTGAACGCCTGGTTAACCAGTATGAGCCTTTTGAATTTGTTCTGCGTGATCCCCTTTTATATGATTTTTATTTTGGCTGCTATATTGAGGGACAAGATACATTAAATCCCTTTGGTGTGACGATCCGTTGGAAAAAAGGAGAGCATGCCGGAATGCCGTATGTTACGGAGAAGACAAAAGTGATTCAGGATGTTACAGAGTGGAAAAAATATATTAAAATGCCTGGTTTAGAGCATACGGAAGAAGAATGGGCGGCTGCAAAAGAAGACCTTGCAAAAATTGACCGTAAAGAGAAATTAGCCACAGGACTGATGGTCAGCGGTATTTTTGAAACAGCACATTCCCTGATGGGTTTTGAAGATACTCTGATGAATTTTTTGTTAGAACCAGAAGCAATGAATGAACTTTTCGATTATCTGTTTGAATTCAAGATGGAATATGCGAAACAGCTGCTTGACCATTTGGAGCTTGACGTCATATTGTCACATGATGACTGGGGAGGAAAGGACAGACTTTTCTTCAGCAAGGATGTGTTTGACGAATTTCTTAAACCCAGATATGAAAAACTGTATGGATATATTACATCCCGTGGAGTACAGGTTGTACATCGCTCGGATAGCTGGTGTGAAAGCATTGTCCCGGACATGGTGGATATTCATGTTACCACGTGGCAGGGAGTTCTGCCGGGCAATAATATTCTGAAACTTCAGAAAGAACTTGACGGTAAGCTAATACTGATGGGTGGAATTGATTCAATTATTGATATGGCTGATTGGAAAGAAGAAGTTGTAAGAAAAGAAGCCAGAAGAGCATGTGAGGAGTATGGGCCGGGCGGAGGATTTATACCAAGTATTACCTATGGTCTTCCAGAATCAATTTTCCCGGGTGTTTTTGAATGTATCACAGACGAAATAAGCCGTTATAATGAAGAACATAAGTGCTGA
- a CDS encoding DUF3990 domain-containing protein: MKEGIIYHGSQEIVQSPVIKIAKYNKDFYYGFYCTIMKEQAERWAVRYSGRGIINEYLFQPDSSLEILQFNEMTEEWLDFIVACRLGKPHDYDIVEGPMANDTIYNYVQNFVDGKISREAFWALAKFKKPTHQISFHTAKALTTLQFMKGDEVYDEE; this comes from the coding sequence GTGAAAGAAGGGATTATTTATCATGGAAGTCAGGAAATAGTACAATCCCCTGTAATTAAAATTGCTAAGTATAATAAGGATTTTTATTATGGATTTTATTGCACCATAATGAAAGAGCAGGCAGAAAGATGGGCGGTAAGATATAGTGGTCGTGGAATTATCAACGAATATTTATTTCAACCAGATTCATCATTAGAGATTCTGCAATTTAATGAAATGACTGAAGAATGGCTTGATTTCATTGTGGCCTGCAGGCTTGGCAAACCGCATGATTATGATATTGTTGAAGGTCCAATGGCAAATGACACTATATATAACTATGTTCAAAACTTTGTTGATGGAAAAATATCTCGAGAAGCGTTCTGGGCGTTGGCAAAATTTAAGAAACCGACACATCAAATAAGCTTTCATACAGCAAAGGCGTTGACTACACTTCAATTTATGAAAGGGGATGAAGTATATGATGAAGAATGA
- a CDS encoding helix-turn-helix transcriptional regulator, whose translation MKIDRLIGILSVLLQKERVTAPELAEKFEVSRRTINRDIEDLCKAGIPIHTMQGSGGGICIMDGYRMDRTLLTSKDMQVILAGLRSLDSVSGSRYYGQLMEKLKIGSSNLVSGRDSILIDLSSWYKAALAPKIELIQDAIEAKKLLRFHYFAPGGDSVREVEPYYLIFKWSSWYVWGWCTKRKDFRLFKLNRMDMPEKCEIGFMPREAMLPDLSVEKIFPGEIKVKALFAPEVKWRLVEEFGSSCFKEQEDGRLLFQADYTDFENLFSWLLTFGSKVEVLEPVSARNGLLKTAKSIINIYEKG comes from the coding sequence ATGAAGATAGACAGGCTGATTGGAATTCTTTCTGTATTATTACAGAAAGAAAGGGTAACGGCACCAGAACTGGCAGAAAAGTTCGAGGTATCAAGAAGAACCATTAACAGAGATATCGAAGATTTATGTAAAGCAGGAATCCCGATTCATACCATGCAGGGGTCTGGAGGCGGTATCTGCATTATGGATGGATACCGGATGGATCGTACATTGCTGACTTCCAAAGATATGCAGGTGATCCTTGCGGGCCTTCGGAGTCTGGACAGTGTAAGCGGAAGCCGTTATTATGGGCAGCTTATGGAGAAGCTTAAAATCGGATCATCGAATTTGGTAAGCGGAAGGGATTCCATACTGATTGATCTGTCCTCCTGGTACAAGGCCGCCCTGGCCCCGAAGATTGAGTTAATACAGGATGCGATTGAGGCGAAAAAGCTTTTACGATTTCATTACTTTGCACCGGGTGGTGACAGTGTAAGAGAGGTGGAACCTTATTACCTGATATTTAAGTGGTCAAGCTGGTATGTGTGGGGATGGTGTACAAAAAGAAAGGATTTTCGATTATTTAAGCTGAATCGGATGGATATGCCGGAAAAATGTGAGATTGGGTTTATGCCCAGAGAGGCAATGCTCCCGGACCTATCGGTGGAGAAGATTTTTCCGGGAGAAATCAAGGTAAAGGCACTGTTTGCACCCGAGGTGAAATGGAGACTGGTAGAGGAATTTGGATCATCTTGCTTCAAAGAACAGGAGGATGGCAGGCTTTTATTTCAGGCAGATTATACCGACTTTGAGAATCTGTTCAGCTGGCTTCTTACTTTTGGGAGTAAGGTGGAGGTACTTGAACCTGTAAGTGCACGGAACGGACTTCTGAAAACTGCAAAAAGCATCATAAATATTTATGAGAAAGGATGA
- a CDS encoding VOC family protein → MKLDGFGIMVDDMAVMIRFYREVLGFEIKEDENTSNVFLEKDGTLFLLYGKKDFEKMTGRGFSYCTGVNGHYEIAMSVENYAAVDRAYEEVVRAGAQSIMEPATEPWGQRTCYIADPEGNLIEIGSFTE, encoded by the coding sequence ATGAAATTAGACGGATTTGGAATTATGGTAGATGATATGGCAGTGATGATTAGATTTTACAGAGAGGTTCTTGGTTTTGAGATTAAGGAGGACGAAAATACATCAAATGTGTTTTTGGAAAAGGACGGAACGCTGTTTCTGCTTTATGGAAAAAAAGATTTTGAAAAGATGACAGGCAGAGGGTTTTCTTACTGCACGGGCGTCAATGGACATTATGAAATTGCAATGAGTGTGGAAAATTATGCGGCGGTGGATAGAGCTTATGAGGAGGTAGTAAGAGCCGGAGCACAAAGTATCATGGAACCTGCAACAGAACCTTGGGGACAGCGTACTTGTTATATCGCTGATCCGGAGGGAAACTTAATTGAAATTGGCTCATTTACGGAATAG
- a CDS encoding GyrI-like domain-containing protein: MMKTVEKPASGTATKDISAFWDACAEDGSTREICSYFPKMPKMEGMLGICFSGGMEALKFPYGIGVEYDGRPVVHDNLEIVEIPAHTYAVFTCKGKMPEAFVTTYKKIVSEFFPQSDRYEYGQGIELEVYPSEKVDDPNYTCETWIAVNEK, translated from the coding sequence ATGATGAAGACGGTAGAGAAACCGGCCAGTGGGACAGCGACAAAAGATATCAGTGCATTTTGGGATGCATGTGCAGAGGATGGTTCTACAAGAGAGATATGCAGTTATTTTCCCAAAATGCCAAAGATGGAGGGAATGCTCGGAATCTGTTTTTCAGGAGGTATGGAAGCATTGAAATTTCCTTATGGCATTGGTGTGGAGTATGACGGAAGACCAGTTGTACATGATAATCTGGAAATTGTAGAGATTCCGGCTCATACTTATGCGGTATTTACCTGTAAGGGAAAGATGCCGGAAGCATTCGTAACAACCTACAAAAAGATTGTTTCAGAGTTCTTTCCGCAAAGTGACAGGTATGAGTATGGGCAAGGCATTGAGCTTGAAGTGTATCCATCAGAAAAGGTCGATGATCCGAACTATACCTGCGAAACCTGGATTGCAGTAAATGAAAAGTAA
- a CDS encoding GNAT family N-acetyltransferase, whose translation MELYTNRLILRPWLESDAENLYRYAKDPQVGPVAGWPPHTSVDNSREIIKDVLSADETYAVCLKSDGKAIGSIGLMIGEASNLDIPNNEGEIGYWIGVPFWGQGLIPEACEELIRYAFEELKLDKLWCGYFDGNQKSKRVQEKCGFVYHHTNKDIHWKLMDDIRTEHITCMTRENQLEE comes from the coding sequence ATGGAATTATATACAAATCGATTGATTCTCCGTCCGTGGCTGGAATCGGATGCAGAGAACCTATACAGATATGCGAAAGACCCACAGGTAGGCCCGGTTGCCGGATGGCCGCCGCATACCAGTGTGGATAACAGCAGAGAAATAATAAAAGATGTTTTGTCTGCAGATGAGACATATGCAGTCTGCCTGAAAAGCGATGGCAAAGCGATTGGAAGTATCGGATTGATGATTGGAGAAGCAAGTAATCTCGATATTCCAAACAATGAGGGAGAAATAGGATATTGGATTGGAGTTCCTTTTTGGGGGCAAGGCCTTATCCCGGAAGCCTGCGAAGAGCTTATTCGTTATGCATTTGAAGAATTGAAATTGGATAAGCTATGGTGCGGTTATTTTGATGGTAATCAAAAATCAAAGCGAGTACAGGAAAAGTGCGGCTTCGTATATCACCATACGAATAAAGATATTCATTGGAAACTGATGGATGACATCAGAACGGAGCACATTACCTGTATGACCAGAGAGAATCAATTGGAGGAGTGA
- a CDS encoding DUF2200 domain-containing protein yields MNSERVYRMKVSSVYPMYIQKVERKGRTKAEVDTVIQWLTGYDEQGLQSQINREADFEAFFAEAPDINPNASKITGVICGIRVEEIEDPLIQKIRWLDKLVDEVAKGKPMEKVLRSGI; encoded by the coding sequence GTGAATAGCGAACGTGTATACAGAATGAAAGTATCCAGTGTTTATCCCATGTACATACAAAAGGTTGAACGGAAAGGGCGTACGAAAGCGGAAGTCGATACCGTCATCCAATGGCTGACCGGTTACGATGAACAAGGACTGCAGTCTCAGATTAATAGAGAAGCAGACTTTGAGGCATTCTTTGCTGAAGCTCCTGACATTAATCCCAACGCTTCTAAAATCACCGGAGTAATCTGCGGAATCCGTGTCGAGGAAATAGAAGACCCACTTATTCAAAAGATACGCTGGTTAGACAAGCTGGTGGATGAAGTGGCAAAAGGCAAGCCGATGGAGAAGGTGTTGAGAAGCGGGATATAA
- a CDS encoding ClbS/DfsB family four-helix bundle protein, protein MARPQTKSDMIIAATESYAKLMNLIEGMTDAELSTEFDFSKDENKKEAHWKRDKNLRDILIHLYEWHQLLIACIEANNAGEHRTFLPEGYTWRTYGDMNVMFWDRHQSTSLSEAKNMLMKSHEKLMGQMKTYTNEELFSKGVFAWTGGTTLGSYFVSAASSHYDWAIKKLKAHKKMVSRNRVV, encoded by the coding sequence ATGGCGAGACCACAGACAAAATCAGATATGATAATTGCCGCGACAGAAAGTTATGCTAAACTCATGAATCTGATAGAGGGGATGACAGATGCAGAACTTTCTACAGAATTCGATTTTTCAAAAGATGAGAACAAAAAAGAAGCACATTGGAAAAGAGATAAGAATCTCAGAGATATTTTGATTCATTTGTACGAATGGCATCAACTTCTGATTGCGTGCATTGAGGCAAATAATGCAGGTGAGCATAGAACCTTTCTGCCGGAGGGCTACACATGGAGAACCTATGGTGATATGAATGTGATGTTCTGGGACAGGCATCAGAGTACCAGCCTTTCGGAAGCAAAGAATATGCTTATGAAGTCTCATGAAAAGTTAATGGGACAAATGAAAACATACACGAATGAAGAGCTTTTTTCAAAAGGAGTATTTGCATGGACAGGTGGAACAACCCTCGGCTCCTATTTTGTCAGTGCAGCTTCAAGTCATTATGATTGGGCGATAAAGAAGCTAAAGGCACATAAAAAGATGGTCTCAAGAAATCGAGTGGTTTAA
- a CDS encoding Crp/Fnr family transcriptional regulator, which translates to MKKFESPLFAELSEEEYHDMRSCGCMREKNYKKDECILHTGEKNNEAGVVLYGSVNIENIDLWGKRTILSNIVQGQIFGETYAITGDILLVDAVAAEDSRILFLNGAGIVHGHHSDRTWHKKVILNLLRISNRKNIELSARIFQTSFKKTRPRIESYLTAVSRKSNAREFDIPFNRQQLADYLNLDRSALSKELMHMRDEGLLDFHKNHFRLYELIDDSLD; encoded by the coding sequence ATGAAAAAATTTGAATCACCCCTTTTTGCGGAATTATCGGAGGAAGAATACCATGATATGCGCAGCTGTGGGTGCATGAGAGAAAAAAATTACAAGAAAGATGAATGTATCCTACATACAGGAGAAAAAAATAATGAAGCCGGCGTTGTTCTATATGGCAGCGTCAATATAGAAAACATAGACCTCTGGGGAAAAAGGACGATACTGTCCAATATCGTCCAAGGACAGATATTCGGTGAAACTTACGCTATTACGGGAGATATCCTTCTGGTTGATGCTGTTGCCGCAGAAGACAGCAGAATACTTTTCTTAAATGGTGCCGGTATTGTACATGGTCATCATTCAGACAGAACCTGGCATAAAAAAGTCATTCTTAATTTACTGAGGATTTCAAACCGAAAAAATATCGAACTCTCTGCTCGCATATTCCAGACCTCGTTCAAGAAAACGCGGCCGCGTATCGAATCTTACCTTACAGCCGTTTCCCGGAAATCTAATGCCCGTGAATTCGATATTCCGTTTAACCGTCAGCAGCTTGCTGACTACTTAAATTTAGACCGCAGTGCTCTTTCCAAAGAGCTTATGCACATGCGTGACGAAGGACTTCTTGATTTCCATAAGAACCATTTTCGTCTTTATGAACTTATAGATGATTCTTTGGACTGA
- a CDS encoding 6-carboxytetrahydropterin synthase, translating into MRSITTLELQYAHRFYGFKGEAQYLHGHTGTLTIEVNDSVNMGVNMVFPCNEIKKTAWEVMKNFDHALVLREDDPLLPAILDVYEKQGIKDGAPTNQMKGPAFKTELATAYPECRLVVTKETMTVEGMIKIVYDLLKDKLNIAKLTFTSGDNAASEEFETNNHIDRCPLCGIALDENGVCPKCGYKK; encoded by the coding sequence ATGAGAAGCATTACAACATTAGAATTGCAGTACGCACACAGGTTCTATGGATTTAAGGGGGAAGCACAGTATTTGCACGGCCACACAGGCACTCTAACAATTGAAGTAAATGACTCCGTTAATATGGGTGTTAATATGGTCTTTCCGTGTAATGAAATTAAGAAGACCGCATGGGAAGTCATGAAGAATTTTGATCATGCACTGGTTCTGCGAGAGGATGATCCTCTGCTGCCTGCAATTCTCGATGTTTATGAAAAACAGGGAATTAAAGACGGTGCACCGACCAATCAAATGAAAGGACCTGCTTTTAAGACAGAACTTGCAACCGCATATCCAGAATGTCGTTTGGTGGTTACAAAAGAGACAATGACTGTTGAGGGAATGATCAAGATTGTTTATGACTTGCTGAAGGATAAGCTGAACATTGCAAAACTTACCTTTACCAGCGGTGATAATGCAGCTTCTGAAGAATTTGAAACCAATAACCACATTGACCGTTGTCCTCTGTGTGGCATTGCTTTAGATGAAAACGGCGTGTGCCCCAAGTGCGGATATAAAAAATAA
- a CDS encoding Fur family transcriptional regulator: protein MIRRKTIQCDLVLQTVNNLRCHATADEIYETIVKEHPRISKATVYRNLQRLCEMGEIRKREFPGGADRYDHICSDHYHARCVKCGRVFDVDMEYMKDIEQSIRDDHGFIFTGHDIIFKGICKDCSNKQQIYDADAHS from the coding sequence ATGATTAGACGCAAAACCATTCAATGTGACTTAGTTCTTCAGACTGTGAACAATCTCAGATGCCATGCAACTGCAGATGAGATATATGAAACAATCGTCAAAGAACACCCACGCATCAGTAAGGCAACCGTATATCGGAACCTGCAGCGGCTTTGTGAAATGGGGGAAATCCGTAAAAGGGAATTTCCTGGTGGAGCTGACCGTTATGACCACATCTGCAGTGATCACTATCATGCCAGATGCGTAAAATGTGGCCGTGTTTTTGATGTTGACATGGAATATATGAAGGATATTGAGCAATCTATCAGGGATGATCATGGGTTTATATTTACCGGACATGATATCATTTTTAAAGGCATATGCAAAGACTGCAGTAATAAGCAGCAGATATATGATGCAGATGCCCATTCATAA